A genome region from Piliocolobus tephrosceles isolate RC106 chromosome 8, ASM277652v3, whole genome shotgun sequence includes the following:
- the MDH2 gene encoding malate dehydrogenase, mitochondrial isoform X1: MLSALARPASAALRRSFSTSAQNNAKIAVLGASGGIGQPLSLLLKNSPLVSRLTLYDIAHTPGVAADLSHIETKAVVKGYLGPEQLPDCLKGCDVVVIPAGVPRKPGMTRDDLFNTNATIVATLAAACAQHCPEAMICIIANPVNSTIPITAEVFKKHGVYNPSKIFGVTTLDIVRANTFVAELKGLDPARVNVPVIGGHAGKTIIPLISQCTPKVDFPQDQLTALTGRIQEAGTEVVKAKAGAGSATLSMAYAGARFVFSLVDAMNGKEGVVECSFVKSQETECTYFSTPLLLGKKGIEKNLGIGQVSSFEEKMISDAIPELKASIKKGEDFVKTLK; encoded by the exons ATGCTTTCCGCCCTCGCCCGGCCTGCCAGCGCTGCTCTCCGCCGCAGCTTCAGCACCTCGGCCCAG AACAATGCTAAAATAGCCGTGCTAGGGGCCTCTGGAGGCATCGGGCAGCCACTTTCACTTCTCCTGAAGAACAGCCCCTTGGTGAGCCGCCTGACCCTCTATGATATCGCACACACACCCGGGGTGGCCGCAGATCTGAGCCACATCGAGACCAAAGCCGTCGTGAAAG GCTACCTCGGACCTGAACAGCTGCCTGACTGCCTAAAAGGTTGTGATGTGGTAGTTATTCCGGCCGGAGTCCCCAGAAAACCAG GCATGACCCGGGACGACCTGTTTAACACCAATGCCACGATTGTGGCCACCCTGGCCGCTGCCTGTGCCCAGCACTGCCCAGAAGCCATGATCTGCATCATTGCCAATCCG GTTAACTCCACCATCCCCATCACAGCAGAAGTTTTCAAGAAGCACGGAGTGTACAACCCCAGCAAGATCTTCGGCGTGACGACCCTGGACATCGTCAGAGCCAACACCTTTGTTGCAGAGCTGAAG GGTTTGGATCCAGCTCGAGTCAACGTCCCTGTCATTGGTGGCCATGCCGGGAAGACCATCATCCCCCTGATCTCTCAG TGCACCCCCAAGGTGGACTTTCCCCAGGACCAGCTGACGGCGCTCACTGGGCGGATCCAGGAGGCCGGCACGGAGGTGGTCAAGGCTAAAGCCGGAGCAG GCTCCGCCACCCTCTCCATGGCGTATGCCGGCGCCCGCTTCGTCTTCTCCCTTGTGGATGCAATGAATGGAAAGGAAGGTGTTGTGGAGTGTTCCTTTGTTAAGTCACAGGAAACAGAATGTACCTACTTCTCCACACCACTGCTGCTTGGG AAAAAGGGCATTGAGAAGAACCTGGGCATTGGCCAAGTCTCCTCTTTTGAGGAGAAGATGATCTCGGATGCCATTCCCGAGCTGAAGGCCTCCATCAAGAAGGGGGAAGATTTCGTGAAGACCCT
- the MDH2 gene encoding malate dehydrogenase, mitochondrial isoform X2, whose protein sequence is MTRDDLFNTNATIVATLAAACAQHCPEAMICIIANPVNSTIPITAEVFKKHGVYNPSKIFGVTTLDIVRANTFVAELKGLDPARVNVPVIGGHAGKTIIPLISQCTPKVDFPQDQLTALTGRIQEAGTEVVKAKAGAGSATLSMAYAGARFVFSLVDAMNGKEGVVECSFVKSQETECTYFSTPLLLGKKGIEKNLGIGQVSSFEEKMISDAIPELKASIKKGEDFVKTLK, encoded by the exons ATGACCCGGGACGACCTGTTTAACACCAATGCCACGATTGTGGCCACCCTGGCCGCTGCCTGTGCCCAGCACTGCCCAGAAGCCATGATCTGCATCATTGCCAATCCG GTTAACTCCACCATCCCCATCACAGCAGAAGTTTTCAAGAAGCACGGAGTGTACAACCCCAGCAAGATCTTCGGCGTGACGACCCTGGACATCGTCAGAGCCAACACCTTTGTTGCAGAGCTGAAG GGTTTGGATCCAGCTCGAGTCAACGTCCCTGTCATTGGTGGCCATGCCGGGAAGACCATCATCCCCCTGATCTCTCAG TGCACCCCCAAGGTGGACTTTCCCCAGGACCAGCTGACGGCGCTCACTGGGCGGATCCAGGAGGCCGGCACGGAGGTGGTCAAGGCTAAAGCCGGAGCAG GCTCCGCCACCCTCTCCATGGCGTATGCCGGCGCCCGCTTCGTCTTCTCCCTTGTGGATGCAATGAATGGAAAGGAAGGTGTTGTGGAGTGTTCCTTTGTTAAGTCACAGGAAACAGAATGTACCTACTTCTCCACACCACTGCTGCTTGGG AAAAAGGGCATTGAGAAGAACCTGGGCATTGGCCAAGTCTCCTCTTTTGAGGAGAAGATGATCTCGGATGCCATTCCCGAGCTGAAGGCCTCCATCAAGAAGGGGGAAGATTTCGTGAAGACCCT